One Amycolatopsis sp. NBC_00355 genomic window carries:
- a CDS encoding Wzz/FepE/Etk N-terminal domain-containing protein, whose protein sequence is MTTASETPAAPLVDLQRLFVTIRRRKRLWLATALLGLIAGALVAILLPAPPTAVAKVIVVHQDDSPTDSGTLMRTDVAVLSTTQIAEGALKKLNSTESPEEFMKNYAGLPVTNNVMQITVKAKSDGEAVAQAKALADTFIADHVERSQAAAAAQSKAILDQRKNAQDELTKVDAQIADETGKGRNANASTLEGLYGRRAALASQVSDFDSRAQQAGIGSPQVAAGTQIVDAPRALPKAFLKTTATNAGIGFALGLALGIAFAAVGAVSRDRPVLRREISTHLGASVIAQLPSKRRGPARFWRRSRAVSERHRVATTLVRAIQKDITEVSLLELGAPSITAALALDVAEQLGEDGRASVVDDLPGEDVRRLATELKSDVVVLGAGDPDPEPGERRVGVGTVSPGTAWTDLEHLGAETVLIVKAGHANTLWLHTVARQLADQEIPILGVVLVDPDPRDKSDGTLWDGLHTALRGRAGLTPAAPRVDVEREDRIDELAARVAERVALVDPPTRMFAPVRPMVPSVARPLQAKPLQSKPAPPKPQDPKLPEPGSVSVPHADAPTKKFAPVKPKRPTPFKRDHGEPTHQGELNAELESEKSAEVS, encoded by the coding sequence GTGACAACTGCTTCCGAAACCCCGGCCGCTCCGCTCGTCGATCTCCAGCGGCTGTTCGTCACCATTCGCCGCCGCAAGCGGCTCTGGCTGGCCACGGCGCTGCTCGGGCTGATCGCGGGCGCCCTGGTCGCGATCCTGCTGCCGGCCCCGCCGACCGCGGTCGCCAAGGTGATCGTGGTCCACCAGGACGACTCGCCGACCGACAGCGGCACGCTGATGCGCACCGACGTCGCGGTGCTGTCGACGACCCAGATCGCCGAAGGCGCGCTGAAGAAGCTCAACAGCACCGAATCGCCCGAAGAGTTCATGAAGAACTACGCGGGCCTGCCCGTGACGAACAACGTCATGCAGATCACCGTGAAGGCCAAGAGCGACGGAGAGGCCGTCGCGCAGGCGAAGGCGCTGGCCGACACGTTCATCGCCGACCACGTCGAGCGCAGCCAGGCCGCCGCGGCCGCGCAGTCGAAGGCCATCCTCGACCAGCGAAAGAACGCCCAGGACGAGCTGACCAAGGTCGACGCGCAGATCGCCGACGAGACCGGCAAGGGCCGCAACGCGAACGCCAGCACCCTCGAAGGCCTCTACGGCCGCCGCGCCGCGCTCGCGTCGCAGGTCTCGGACTTCGACTCCCGCGCCCAGCAGGCCGGCATCGGCAGCCCGCAGGTCGCGGCGGGCACCCAGATCGTGGACGCGCCCCGCGCGCTGCCGAAGGCGTTCCTCAAGACGACGGCGACCAACGCCGGCATCGGTTTCGCGTTGGGCCTGGCCCTCGGGATCGCGTTCGCCGCCGTCGGCGCGGTCTCGCGCGACCGGCCGGTGCTGCGCCGCGAGATCTCGACGCACCTCGGCGCGTCCGTGATCGCCCAGCTGCCGTCGAAGCGCCGTGGCCCGGCCCGGTTCTGGCGCCGCTCCCGGGCGGTCTCCGAACGCCACCGCGTCGCCACGACGCTGGTCCGTGCGATCCAGAAGGACATCACCGAGGTGTCGTTGCTGGAACTCGGCGCGCCGAGCATCACGGCCGCACTCGCCCTCGACGTCGCGGAGCAGCTCGGCGAAGACGGCCGCGCGAGTGTCGTCGACGACCTGCCGGGCGAAGACGTCCGCAGGCTGGCGACCGAGCTCAAAAGCGACGTCGTCGTCCTCGGCGCCGGTGACCCCGATCCCGAACCGGGCGAACGCCGCGTCGGCGTCGGCACGGTTTCGCCGGGCACCGCGTGGACCGACCTGGAGCACCTCGGTGCGGAGACCGTGCTGATCGTCAAGGCCGGGCACGCGAACACACTGTGGCTGCACACGGTCGCGCGGCAGCTGGCCGACCAGGAGATCCCGATCCTCGGAGTGGTGCTGGTCGACCCGGACCCGCGCGACAAGTCGGACGGGACGCTGTGGGACGGCCTGCACACCGCGTTGCGCGGCCGCGCCGGCCTGACGCCTGCGGCGCCGCGCGTCGACGTCGAACGCGAAGACCGGATCGACGAGCTGGCCGCCCGGGTCGCCGAGCGCGTCGCGCTGGTGGATCCGCCGACGCGCATGTTCGCGCCGGTCCGGCCGATGGTCCCGTCGGTCGCCAGGCCGCTGCAGGCCAAGCCACTGCAGTCCAAGCCGGCGCCGCCCAAGCCTCAGGACCCGAAGCTCCCGGAACCGGGCAGCGTCAGCGTCCCGCACGCGGACGCGCCGACGAAGAAGTTCGCCCCGGTCAAGCCGAAGCGGCCGACGCCGTTCAAGCGGGACCACGGAGAGCCGACGCACCAAGGCGAACTGAACGCCGAGCTCGAGTCCGAAAAGAGTGCGGAGGTCTCCTGA
- the asnB gene encoding asparagine synthase (glutamine-hydrolyzing), translated as MCGIAGTYLWPDGGPLTDRLTKTLAHRGPDGSGRYDHAVGSGEVHLGHRRLSIVDLTETGAQPMVLDGLALSYNGELYNAPELRAELVAAGVRFRGTSDTEVLLQAWRRWGTDCLPKLRGMFAFAMFEEGTGELFLARDQLGIKPLFFVHRGGGVAFASELKALAGELGGSLEIDNAALVASLLYYWVPDSRCAYQGAEKLQPGTWLRCRPDGRIDRGRYWSLREVAEEGAAFEGEVDLHEVISESTAKHLISDVPVATFLSGGLDSSYLTALAARSQPGISAYTIGFRAEDAKFEAMPDDLKYARIVAQQFGVDLHEIEIAPQVLDLLPKMTYHLDEPIGDPAAINSFLICSAARDAGVKVMLSGMGADELFAGYRKHLANLIALRYHKVPGAVRRPVESLVDRLPVASAKRGYRSVRFAKRFLSFAGLPEETAFRRSYTMYDQAELLSLLNPDLAPTVDDVLTEHADTYNDQALDDFVNRMCLADSRLFLPGLNLTYTDRSTMAASTEVRTPFVDVEVVRAAFKVPGNKKIVGRAGKVALKNAALNILPSEIVHRPKGLFSAPLRAWMSRDLAPLVREVVNEGVLVESGFLQREALQRMVAEDAAGQQDRSKHLWHILTLEYWYRNAMSGAGAK; from the coding sequence ATGTGCGGCATCGCAGGCACTTACCTCTGGCCGGACGGCGGACCGCTGACCGACCGGCTGACGAAGACGCTGGCCCACCGGGGGCCGGACGGCTCCGGTCGCTACGACCACGCCGTCGGCTCCGGTGAAGTCCACTTGGGACACCGGCGGCTCTCGATCGTCGACCTGACCGAGACCGGCGCCCAGCCGATGGTCCTCGACGGCCTTGCGCTGAGCTACAACGGCGAGCTGTACAACGCGCCCGAGCTGCGGGCCGAGCTGGTGGCCGCCGGCGTGCGCTTCCGCGGCACGTCCGACACCGAGGTGCTGCTGCAGGCGTGGCGGCGCTGGGGCACCGACTGCCTGCCGAAGCTGCGCGGGATGTTCGCCTTCGCGATGTTCGAAGAGGGCACCGGCGAGCTGTTCCTGGCCCGCGACCAGCTGGGCATCAAGCCGCTGTTCTTCGTGCACCGGGGCGGCGGCGTCGCCTTCGCATCGGAGCTGAAGGCGCTGGCCGGCGAGCTGGGCGGGTCGCTGGAGATCGACAACGCCGCGCTGGTCGCGTCGCTGCTCTACTACTGGGTGCCGGACAGCCGCTGCGCCTACCAGGGCGCGGAGAAGCTGCAGCCGGGCACGTGGCTGCGCTGCCGCCCGGACGGCCGGATCGACCGCGGCCGCTACTGGTCGCTGCGGGAGGTCGCCGAGGAGGGTGCGGCCTTCGAGGGCGAGGTCGACCTGCACGAGGTGATCTCCGAGTCGACGGCCAAGCACCTGATCTCCGACGTCCCGGTCGCGACGTTCCTCTCCGGCGGCCTCGACTCCAGCTACCTGACGGCGCTGGCCGCGCGGTCGCAGCCGGGGATCTCGGCCTACACCATCGGGTTCCGCGCCGAGGACGCCAAGTTCGAGGCCATGCCGGACGACCTCAAGTACGCCCGGATCGTGGCGCAGCAGTTCGGTGTCGACCTGCACGAGATCGAGATCGCGCCGCAGGTGCTCGACCTGCTGCCGAAGATGACCTATCACCTCGACGAGCCGATCGGGGACCCGGCGGCGATCAACTCGTTCCTGATCTGCTCGGCCGCGCGCGACGCCGGCGTCAAGGTGATGCTGTCCGGCATGGGCGCCGACGAGCTGTTCGCCGGCTACCGCAAGCACCTCGCGAACCTGATCGCGTTGCGGTACCACAAGGTTCCGGGCGCGGTCCGGCGTCCGGTGGAGTCCTTGGTGGACCGTCTCCCGGTGGCCTCGGCCAAGCGTGGCTACCGATCGGTGCGGTTCGCGAAGCGGTTCCTGTCGTTCGCGGGCCTGCCCGAGGAGACGGCGTTCCGGCGCAGCTACACGATGTACGACCAGGCCGAGCTGCTCTCGCTGCTCAACCCGGATCTCGCGCCGACGGTCGACGACGTCCTCACTGAGCACGCGGACACCTACAACGACCAGGCGCTCGACGACTTCGTCAACCGCATGTGCCTGGCCGACTCGCGGTTGTTCCTCCCCGGCCTGAACTTGACCTACACCGACCGCTCGACGATGGCGGCGTCCACCGAGGTGCGGACGCCGTTCGTCGACGTCGAGGTCGTGCGCGCGGCGTTCAAGGTCCCGGGCAACAAGAAGATCGTCGGCCGCGCCGGCAAGGTGGCGCTCAAGAACGCGGCGCTCAACATCCTGCCCAGCGAGATCGTGCACCGGCCCAAGGGCCTGTTCAGCGCGCCGCTGCGGGCCTGGATGAGCCGCGACCTGGCGCCGCTGGTGCGTGAAGTCGTCAACGAGGGCGTGCTCGTCGAGTCCGGCTTCCTGCAGCGCGAAGCACTGCAGCGCATGGTCGCCGAAGACGCCGCCGGTCAGCAGGACCGCAGCAAGCACCTCTGGCACATCTTGACCCTTGAGTACTGGTACCGGAACGCGATGTCGGGAGCGGGAGCGAAGTGA
- a CDS encoding bi-domain-containing oxidoreductase: MKQVVQNYKSGELALLEVPEPACKAGGVLVRTVYSLISTGTEMMKVSEASLSLVGKARARPDQVAKVVQSVATNGLSATYRKVTSKLDSYTPLGYSLCGIVEQVGDGITDVAVGDLVACAGNEHALHAELNWVPKNLYSRVPAGVDPRHAAFGTVGSIAMQGVRRGEPQIGDVALVIGLGLIGQLVVQLLVSSGVRVFGVDPDPERCKLAESLGALVCSHPGSGVVDTAVDELTHGAGVDQTYLAAGGNTNDPVELAAKLSRDRGRVIDIGKCKLDLPWNAYYEKELDVRFSRSYGPGRYDPSYELEGRDYPIGQVRWTERRNLECVIDLIDRDRLDVEPLITHVSDFSEAVETYKSLNDGELKAVAVLFRYPDAVAKTEPVVTSARVGLIEHKAAPKPAGQPVRLGFIGAGNYASSMLLPHLAEREDVQLTHVATTSALSGANARRKFGFAEASTDIDNVLGDDSIDAVFVVTRHSSHAELTRQALLAGKTVFVEKPLALSETELQKVLDAIEESGNDRLQVGFNRRFAPLLHEARGQFGPRVGPATVRYLVNAGRLDHGSWYNQTATEGSRFAGEGGHFIDTVSWLLDADPTSVYATGGTDLQVTLGYGDGSTAVITYAESGSSGFPKETLDVTADGKVLKFDDFVRASVFSRKKWASSRIPKGRDKGQAAEVDAFLEAVRTGGPMPISIASLAATTLATLAAQTSVANSAPVRIELPRKAGAPA, translated from the coding sequence GTGAAGCAGGTCGTCCAGAACTACAAGAGCGGTGAACTGGCACTGCTGGAAGTGCCCGAGCCCGCCTGCAAGGCCGGCGGCGTGCTCGTCCGCACGGTGTACTCCCTGATCTCGACCGGCACCGAGATGATGAAGGTGTCGGAGGCGAGCCTGTCCCTGGTGGGCAAGGCGAGAGCCCGGCCGGACCAGGTCGCGAAGGTCGTCCAGAGCGTGGCGACCAACGGTCTCTCGGCGACGTACCGCAAGGTGACGTCCAAACTGGACTCATACACGCCCCTCGGTTACTCGTTGTGCGGCATCGTCGAGCAGGTCGGCGACGGCATCACCGACGTCGCCGTCGGCGACCTGGTGGCCTGCGCGGGCAACGAGCACGCGCTGCACGCCGAGCTGAACTGGGTGCCGAAGAACCTCTACTCGCGCGTCCCGGCCGGGGTCGACCCGCGGCACGCGGCGTTCGGCACGGTCGGCTCGATCGCGATGCAGGGCGTCCGCCGCGGCGAACCGCAGATCGGCGACGTCGCCCTGGTCATCGGCCTCGGCCTGATCGGCCAGCTGGTGGTGCAACTGCTGGTGTCGTCCGGCGTGCGCGTCTTCGGTGTCGACCCCGACCCGGAGCGCTGCAAGCTCGCCGAGAGCCTCGGCGCGCTGGTGTGCAGCCACCCGGGTTCCGGCGTGGTGGACACCGCCGTCGACGAGCTGACGCACGGCGCGGGCGTCGACCAGACGTACCTCGCCGCGGGCGGCAACACGAACGACCCGGTGGAGCTGGCCGCGAAGCTGTCGCGCGACCGCGGCCGCGTGATCGACATCGGCAAGTGCAAGCTCGACCTTCCGTGGAACGCCTACTACGAGAAGGAACTGGACGTCCGGTTCTCCCGCTCGTACGGCCCTGGCCGCTACGACCCGTCCTACGAGCTCGAAGGCCGGGACTACCCGATCGGCCAGGTCCGCTGGACCGAGCGCCGCAACCTCGAGTGCGTCATCGACCTGATCGACCGCGATCGCCTCGACGTCGAGCCGCTGATCACGCACGTCTCGGACTTCTCCGAGGCCGTCGAGACGTACAAGTCGCTCAACGACGGTGAGCTGAAGGCCGTCGCGGTGCTGTTCCGCTACCCGGACGCGGTCGCCAAGACCGAGCCGGTCGTGACGTCCGCGCGCGTCGGGCTGATCGAGCACAAGGCGGCGCCGAAGCCCGCCGGGCAGCCGGTGCGCCTCGGTTTCATCGGGGCCGGCAACTACGCGTCGTCGATGCTGCTGCCGCACCTCGCCGAGCGCGAAGACGTCCAGCTCACGCACGTCGCGACGACGTCGGCGCTGTCCGGTGCCAACGCGCGGCGCAAGTTCGGCTTCGCCGAGGCGTCCACCGACATCGACAACGTGCTCGGTGACGACTCGATCGACGCCGTCTTCGTCGTCACCCGCCACAGCTCGCACGCCGAGCTGACCCGCCAGGCACTGCTCGCCGGCAAGACGGTGTTCGTCGAAAAGCCCTTGGCGCTCTCGGAAACCGAGCTGCAGAAGGTCCTCGACGCGATCGAGGAGTCCGGCAACGACCGGCTGCAGGTCGGCTTCAACCGCCGGTTCGCACCGCTGCTGCACGAGGCCCGCGGCCAGTTCGGCCCCCGCGTCGGCCCGGCGACGGTCCGCTACCTGGTCAACGCCGGCCGCCTCGACCACGGCAGCTGGTACAACCAGACCGCCACCGAGGGCTCGCGCTTCGCCGGTGAAGGCGGGCACTTCATCGACACCGTGAGCTGGCTGCTCGACGCCGACCCGACGTCGGTTTACGCGACCGGTGGCACGGACCTGCAGGTCACCCTCGGCTACGGGGACGGTTCCACCGCGGTCATCACCTACGCCGAAAGCGGCTCGTCCGGCTTCCCGAAGGAGACGCTCGACGTCACCGCCGACGGCAAGGTCCTGAAGTTCGACGACTTCGTCCGCGCGTCGGTGTTCTCCCGCAAGAAGTGGGCGAGCTCGCGGATCCCGAAGGGCCGCGACAAGGGCCAGGCCGCCGAGGTCGACGCGTTCCTCGAGGCCGTCCGCACGGGTGGCCCGATGCCGATCTCGATCGCCTCGCTGGCCGCCACCACGCTGGCCACGCTCGCCGCGCAGACCAGCGTCGCGAACTCGGCGCCGGTCCGGATCGAGCTGCCGCGGAAGGCGGGTGCCCCGGCATGA
- a CDS encoding heparinase II/III family protein: MMGPGWYLRRLSRMGPAEVVGRARHAVVQRQWRSALPEPPAWPSHPRFTAQLPDGVLGKVSGEAVTRLLATADHLMAGRAEYFGVLRDDMVSPDWALDPKTGRRAPLDVYAFDVPYRSEDEVGDIKQIWEPSRHQHLTVLAAAYALTGTEAYAERVAAHLRSWWSANPPLRGPHWVSGIELGIRLLSWVWVRRLLDGWAGVTALFEDNPDFHLQLWHHQNWLATLRSHGSSANNHVIAEDAGLLAAACAFGWFPESPRWRAEATRSLDVQLGRNTFDSGLNAELASEYHGLVLELGLAAALEADAAGTPVPDSTWDVLLRMTDALASIVDNRFRPPRQGDADDGFGLIVDGSETNRWASLLATGEVLFGRLDWWPVPGDDVRTPLLAALAQRTPRATGARPGRRPAHLRDAGMTILRSGKVWARCDGGPHGFLSIAAHAHADALSVEVRHDGIDILADPGTFCYHGEPQWRSYFRSTLGHNTLELGGQDQSVSGGPFLWTRHAVTKVLGVHTPDHGPSRWSAAHDGYAPAVHRRTVELDGAVLKIVDEVLGDTGPAARLAFHLGPAVTATLDGNVAHLRWEGDGRTLAPVHTAELELPPELSWTAHRGELDPPLGWYSAGFGRKEPSTTLVGSGTPGHLITLLRFS; encoded by the coding sequence ATGATGGGTCCCGGCTGGTACCTCCGCCGGCTGTCCCGGATGGGGCCGGCTGAGGTCGTCGGCCGCGCTCGGCACGCCGTCGTCCAGCGGCAGTGGCGGTCCGCGCTGCCCGAGCCGCCCGCGTGGCCGTCACATCCACGGTTCACCGCCCAGCTGCCGGACGGCGTCCTCGGCAAGGTCTCCGGTGAGGCCGTCACGCGGCTGCTGGCCACGGCCGACCACCTGATGGCCGGCCGCGCCGAGTACTTCGGCGTCCTGCGCGACGACATGGTGTCGCCGGACTGGGCCCTGGACCCGAAGACCGGCCGCCGCGCGCCGCTGGACGTCTACGCCTTCGACGTGCCGTACCGGTCGGAGGACGAGGTCGGCGACATCAAGCAGATCTGGGAGCCGTCGCGCCACCAGCACCTCACCGTGCTGGCCGCGGCGTACGCCCTGACCGGCACCGAGGCCTACGCCGAGCGCGTCGCCGCACACCTGCGGTCCTGGTGGTCGGCCAATCCGCCGTTGCGGGGGCCGCATTGGGTGAGCGGCATCGAGCTGGGCATCCGGCTGCTGTCGTGGGTCTGGGTGCGCCGCCTGCTCGATGGCTGGGCGGGCGTCACGGCGTTGTTCGAGGACAATCCGGACTTCCACCTGCAGCTGTGGCACCACCAGAACTGGCTCGCGACCCTGCGCAGCCACGGCTCGTCGGCGAACAACCACGTCATCGCCGAGGACGCCGGGCTGCTGGCCGCGGCGTGCGCGTTCGGCTGGTTCCCGGAGTCGCCGCGCTGGCGGGCCGAGGCGACCCGCTCGCTGGACGTCCAGCTGGGGCGCAACACCTTCGATTCCGGGCTCAACGCCGAGCTCGCGTCCGAATACCACGGCTTGGTGCTGGAGCTGGGCCTGGCGGCGGCCCTGGAAGCCGACGCGGCCGGCACCCCGGTGCCGGACTCCACCTGGGACGTCCTGCTCCGGATGACCGACGCCTTGGCGTCCATTGTGGACAACCGGTTCCGCCCGCCGCGGCAGGGCGACGCCGACGACGGCTTCGGCCTGATCGTCGACGGATCCGAGACCAACCGCTGGGCGTCGCTGCTGGCGACCGGCGAGGTCTTGTTCGGCCGCCTCGACTGGTGGCCGGTGCCGGGTGACGACGTCCGCACGCCCCTGCTGGCCGCGCTCGCCCAGCGGACTCCGCGAGCCACGGGCGCCCGCCCCGGTCGTCGCCCCGCTCACCTGCGGGACGCGGGCATGACGATCCTGCGGTCGGGCAAGGTCTGGGCTCGCTGCGACGGCGGGCCGCACGGCTTCCTGTCGATCGCCGCGCACGCCCACGCCGACGCGTTGTCGGTGGAGGTGCGCCACGACGGCATCGACATCCTCGCCGACCCGGGCACCTTCTGCTACCACGGCGAACCGCAGTGGCGGTCGTACTTCCGCTCCACGCTCGGCCACAACACCCTCGAACTGGGCGGCCAGGACCAGTCGGTGTCGGGCGGCCCGTTCCTCTGGACTCGGCACGCGGTGACCAAGGTGCTCGGGGTGCACACCCCCGACCACGGCCCGTCCCGCTGGTCGGCGGCCCACGACGGCTACGCACCGGCGGTGCACCGCCGCACGGTGGAACTCGACGGCGCCGTCCTGAAGATCGTCGACGAGGTGCTCGGCGACACCGGCCCGGCGGCGCGGCTGGCGTTCCACCTGGGCCCGGCCGTCACGGCCACGCTCGACGGGAACGTCGCCCACCTGCGCTGGGAGGGTGACGGCCGAACGCTGGCCCCGGTCCACACCGCGGAGCTGGAACTGCCGCCCGAGCTGTCGTGGACGGCCCACCGGGGTGAGCTCGACCCGCCGCTCGGCTGGTACTCGGCGGGCTTCGGCCGCAAGGAACCCTCGACCACCCTGGTCGGCTCCGGCACTCCCGGACACCTGATCACCCTGCTCCGTTTCAGTTAG
- a CDS encoding right-handed parallel beta-helix repeat-containing protein yields MTARRSRLRRAAPLLGVLLTLAACSSSPDTGGPAQATSAPSGSVAAVCDKEPAGPTAAPAGAVIVDPAVPNDLAVKTRSAGPGTTFWLKAGKHILGDDKYDQVSPKDGDVYIGAPGAVLDGRKINQYAFTGHGNNVKLTYLTVQGFAAPRDEGVVNHDSGDGWLIEHSTIQDNDGAGLMAGARQQVRGNCLRRNGQYGINAFSGSTPITALVVEGNEISGNNTGDWEAKIDGCGCTGGVKFWDVNGADVRGNWVHDNHGTGLWADTNNNDFLIEGNLIENNDSAAIIYEISYNAIIRDNTIRKNNWVDGRRYADKGDNFPTPAIYISESGGEPRIKARTAKIEISRNFLENNWSGITLWENADRYCNSPANTSSGDCTRLVPNVKTCAAPAITTAPLLSDCRWKTQHVDIHDNKFVLDPAVVGCQASCGRMALLSNFGTYPDWSPYKNDVVQEAITFKQDNRWHDNSYAGPWTFIPYTTDRVIEIGEWQGSPYSQDSGSTFTAQGGG; encoded by the coding sequence GTGACAGCCCGCCGCTCCCGACTCCGCCGTGCCGCTCCGCTGCTCGGCGTGCTGCTCACGCTCGCGGCGTGCTCCAGCAGTCCCGACACCGGCGGGCCGGCCCAGGCGACCTCGGCCCCCAGCGGGTCGGTCGCGGCCGTGTGCGACAAGGAACCGGCCGGCCCGACGGCGGCGCCGGCCGGTGCGGTGATCGTCGACCCGGCCGTCCCCAACGACCTCGCCGTGAAGACGCGCTCGGCCGGCCCGGGCACGACGTTCTGGCTCAAGGCGGGCAAGCACATCCTCGGCGACGACAAGTACGACCAGGTCTCCCCGAAGGACGGCGACGTCTACATCGGCGCGCCCGGCGCGGTCCTCGACGGCCGGAAGATCAACCAGTACGCGTTCACCGGGCACGGGAACAACGTCAAGCTCACCTACCTGACCGTGCAGGGCTTCGCCGCACCGCGCGACGAAGGCGTCGTCAACCACGACTCGGGCGACGGCTGGCTGATCGAGCACTCGACGATCCAGGACAACGACGGCGCGGGCCTGATGGCGGGCGCGCGCCAGCAGGTGCGCGGCAACTGCCTGCGCCGCAACGGCCAGTACGGGATCAACGCCTTCTCCGGCAGCACCCCGATCACCGCGCTGGTCGTCGAGGGCAACGAGATCTCCGGCAACAACACGGGCGACTGGGAAGCGAAGATCGACGGCTGCGGCTGCACCGGCGGCGTCAAGTTCTGGGACGTCAACGGCGCCGACGTCCGCGGCAACTGGGTGCACGACAACCACGGCACCGGGCTGTGGGCCGACACCAACAACAACGACTTCCTCATCGAGGGCAACCTCATCGAGAACAACGACAGCGCCGCGATCATCTACGAGATCAGCTACAACGCGATCATCCGCGACAACACGATCCGGAAGAACAACTGGGTCGACGGCCGCCGGTACGCCGACAAGGGCGACAACTTCCCGACGCCGGCGATCTACATCTCCGAGTCCGGCGGCGAGCCGCGGATCAAGGCACGGACCGCGAAGATCGAGATCTCCCGCAACTTCCTGGAGAACAACTGGTCCGGGATCACGTTGTGGGAGAACGCCGACCGGTACTGCAACAGCCCGGCCAACACGTCGTCCGGCGACTGCACCCGCCTGGTGCCGAACGTGAAGACGTGCGCGGCCCCGGCGATCACCACCGCGCCGCTGCTGAGCGACTGCCGCTGGAAGACCCAGCACGTCGACATCCACGACAACAAGTTCGTCCTGGACCCGGCCGTGGTCGGCTGCCAGGCCTCGTGCGGCCGGATGGCCTTGCTGTCGAACTTCGGCACCTACCCGGACTGGTCGCCCTACAAGAACGACGTCGTCCAAGAGGCGATCACGTTCAAGCAGGACAACCGCTGGCACGACAACAGCTACGCCGGGCCGTGGACGTTCATCCCGTACACCACCGACCGGGTCATCGAGATCGGCGAATGGCAGGGCTCGCCGTACTCGCAGGACTCCGGAAGCACGTTCACGGCACAGGGCGGGGGCTGA
- a CDS encoding O-antigen ligase domain-containing protein, whose amino-acid sequence MATHTGVAARIRGEATVEPASSTPKWAALAWALLIINTLGSTGAKTVIPLPRSVSQLVTMGSLMTAFVIALALNKHLRIRPSAYLLLLTLLLLSSILASADLKEGAGALFRCFRLTVFLSTLWLLTRWWDGGFGFVRSHIRTYGIVLASVAVGLVVSPGNAMPEEYGGRLSGAIWPLTPPQIGQYAAVISGLTLLLWFGRRTTWRSALIIVVPALALLLLTHTRTATLGLIAGLLVAFLSMALTSARARKVFAWTAGVGGVGGIVLAGALQAWFLRGQSADNFSSLTGRAKVWDALLEAPRSTSEYIFGVGLTDKSYDGLPIDNSWLAIYHEQGFVGIALVAGFLLTLVVVAVLRPPSLARACAIFLITYCISASYTEAGLGDASPYLLHLALAASLLVRGVPQSDEEAFIPAKGASVRGAAA is encoded by the coding sequence ATGGCGACGCACACCGGAGTGGCGGCGAGGATCCGAGGCGAAGCCACGGTCGAGCCGGCGTCCTCGACGCCGAAGTGGGCGGCGCTGGCGTGGGCGCTGCTGATCATCAACACCCTCGGCTCGACCGGCGCGAAGACGGTCATCCCGCTGCCGCGGTCGGTCAGCCAGCTGGTCACGATGGGCTCGCTGATGACGGCCTTCGTGATCGCCCTGGCCCTGAACAAGCACCTGCGGATCAGGCCGAGCGCGTACCTGCTGCTGCTGACGTTGCTGCTGCTGTCCAGCATCCTGGCCAGCGCCGACCTGAAGGAAGGCGCGGGCGCGCTGTTCCGGTGCTTCCGGCTCACGGTCTTCCTCTCCACGCTCTGGTTGCTCACCCGCTGGTGGGACGGCGGGTTCGGGTTCGTCCGGTCCCATATCCGGACGTACGGGATCGTGCTCGCGTCGGTCGCGGTGGGCCTGGTCGTCTCGCCGGGCAACGCGATGCCCGAGGAGTACGGCGGCCGGCTGTCCGGCGCGATCTGGCCGCTCACGCCGCCGCAGATCGGCCAGTACGCCGCGGTCATCTCCGGGCTGACGCTCCTCCTCTGGTTCGGCCGCCGCACGACGTGGCGCAGCGCGCTGATCATCGTGGTGCCGGCGCTGGCGTTGCTGCTGCTCACACACACCCGCACGGCGACGCTCGGCCTGATCGCCGGGCTCCTGGTGGCTTTCCTGTCGATGGCGCTGACCAGCGCCCGCGCCCGCAAGGTGTTCGCCTGGACGGCCGGCGTCGGCGGCGTCGGCGGCATCGTGCTGGCCGGTGCGCTGCAGGCCTGGTTCCTCCGTGGGCAGAGCGCGGACAACTTCTCCAGCCTGACCGGCCGCGCGAAGGTGTGGGACGCGCTGCTGGAGGCCCCGCGGTCGACGTCGGAATACATCTTCGGCGTCGGCCTGACGGACAAGTCCTACGACGGCCTCCCGATCGACAACAGCTGGCTGGCGATCTACCACGAGCAGGGGTTCGTCGGGATCGCGCTGGTCGCGGGGTTCCTCCTCACGTTGGTCGTGGTGGCGGTGCTGCGGCCGCCGTCCCTGGCTCGCGCGTGCGCGATCTTCCTGATCACCTACTGCATTTCGGCCTCCTACACCGAGGCCGGCCTCGGCGACGCGTCGCCGTACCTGCTCCACCTGGCCCTGGCCGCGTCGCTGCTGGTCCGCGGGGTGCCGCAGTCCGACGAAGAAGCATTCATCCCGGCGAAGGGGGCAAGCGTGCGAGGTGCAGCCGCGTGA